In the genome of Cryptomeria japonica chromosome 8, Sugi_1.0, whole genome shotgun sequence, one region contains:
- the LOC131046807 gene encoding LOW QUALITY PROTEIN: protein DMR6-LIKE OXYGENASE 1 (The sequence of the model RefSeq protein was modified relative to this genomic sequence to represent the inferred CDS: deleted 1 base in 1 codon) — MPVEDRVCLYSENPQQAVRVSTSFNDEFFEWVDYLRHACHPLEEFINSWPQKPVLYSLQRGCREVLQTQRDKSTGGKYCKLKEIRVLVLRLLAAISEALGQDSDYLNSIFGRHSQVQLINYYPACPNPDLSFGAAPQSDSHGITVLMQGEVSGLQVLKDGKWVAVEPIPNAFVVNVADQLQFIVSKVVSNGRFKSAEHRAVTNKTTARISIPTFYGPSFDSFIAPAASMVDEEHPALYRGYKNEEYMRIFWSQGLEGKGILDRFKIEISP, encoded by the exons ATGCCTGTAGAAGACAGGGTTTGTCTCTATTCAGAGAACCCACAGCAGGCTGTCAGGGTTTCTACAAGCTTCAATGATGAATTCTTTGAGTGGGTGGATTATCTAAGACACGCATGTCATCCGCTGGAGGAATTTATCAATTCATGGCCTCAAAAGCCTGTACTTTACAGTTTACAG AGAGGTTGCAGGGAAGTATTGCAAACTCAAAGAGATAAGAGTACTGGAGGGAAGTATTGCAAACTCAAAGAGATAAGAGTACTGGTTCTAAGGCTTCTGGCTGCAATTTCTGAAGCTCTTGGACAAGATTCTGACTATTTGAATTCAATCTTTGGAAGGCATAGCCAGGTACAGCTGATAAACTACTATCCTGCGTGCCCAAATCCAGATCTTTCCTTTGGTGCAGCACCTCAATCAGATTCACATGGCATTACTGTTTTGATGCAAGGAGAGGTGAGTGGACTGCAGGTGCTAAAAGATGGGAAATGGGTTGCAGTAGAACCAATACCCAATGCCTTTGTGGTGAATGTGGCTGATCAACTTCAG TTTATAGTATCTAAGGTTGTAAGCAATGGGAGATTCAAAAGCGCCGAGCACAGGGCTGTAACCAATAAAACTACTGCACGTATATCGATTCCCACCTTCTATGGGCCTTCGTTTGATTCCTTCATTGCCCCTGCAGCATCCATGGTGGATGAGGAGCATCCGGCTTTATACAGAGGATATAAAAATGAAGAATACATGAGGATATTCTGGAGCCAAGGTTTGGAGGGCAAGGGCATTTTGGATCGCTTCAAGATCGAAATCAGTCCATGA
- the LOC131046806 gene encoding protein DMR6-LIKE OXYGENASE 1, which yields MTSAAHGNLNAVEKLMSNGHNHLHVQDKYVLPPGERPDISHFCDSYKFPVIDLKNLDGPHRIKVVNDIRRACEEDGFFQIMNHGVPETVMKSMMDIAKEFFEMPVEDRVCLYSEDPQQAVRVSTSFNATKDEFFEWRDYLRHSCHPLEECINSWPQKPALYREVAGKYCKEMRVLVLRLLAAISEALGQDSDYLNAIFGKHSQLMHINYYPACPNPDLTFGAAPHSDICGITILMQGDVSGLQVLKDGKWVAVKPIPNAFMVNVADQIEVVSNGRFKSAKHRAITNTTTTRISIPTFYGPSLDTFIAPAASMVDEKHPALYRGYKFEEYTKAFWSQSALKRRSTLDRFKIEISP from the exons ATGACTTCCGCAGCCCATGGTAATCTCAATGCTGTGGAAAAACTCATGTCCAATGGACACAATCATCTTCATGTTCAGGATAAGTATGTCCTTCCTCCGGGTGAACGTCCCGACATATCCCATTTCTGTGATTCATATAAATTTCCAGTCATAGATCTCAAAAATTTGGATGGGCCTCATAGAATAAAGGTAGTCAATGACATTAGGCGGGCTTGCGAGGAGGATGGCTTCTTCCAG ATCATGAACCATGGAGTGCCGGAAACTGTGATGAAAAGCATGATGGACATTGCCAAAGAGTTTTTTGAAATGCCTGTGGAAGACAGGGTTTGTCTCTATTCAGAGGACCCACAGCAGGCTGTCAGGGTTTCCACAAGCTTCAATGCTACCAAAGATGAATTCTTTGAGTGGAGGGATTATCTAAGACACTCATGTCATCCGCTGGAGGAATGTATCAATTCATGGCCTCAAAAGCCTGCACTTTACAG AGAAGTTGCAGGGAAGTATTGCAAGGAGATGAGAGTACTGGTTCTGAGGCTTCTGGCTGCAATTTCTGAAGCTCTTGGACAAGATTCTGATTATTTGAATGCAATATTTGGAAAGCATAGCCAGTTAATGCACATAAATTACTATCCTGCATGCCCAAATCCAGATCTTACCTTTGGTGCAGCAcctcattcagatatatgtggcaTTACTATTTTGATGCAAGGAGATGTGAGTGGCCTGCAAGTGCTAAAAGATGGGAAATGGGTTGCAGTCAAACCAATACCCAATGCCTTTATGGTGAATGTGGCTGATCAAATTGAG GTTGTAAGCAATGGAAGATTCAAAAGCGCCAAGCACAGGGCCATAACCAATACAACCACTACACGTATATCGATTCCCACCTTCTATGGGCCTTCGTTGGATACCTTCATTGCTCCTGCAGCATCCATGGTGGATGAGAAGCATCCGGCTTTATACAGAGGATATAAATTTGAAGAATACACGAAGGCATTCTGGAGCCAATCTGCTTTGAAGCGCAGGAGCACTTTGGATCGCTTCAAGATTGAAATCAGTCCATGA